The window GCGCTGCCGGGCAACAGCACGCGCCCGGCCGCATCGACGATCAACCCCTGTCCGCCGGTCTCCGAGGCGGGCACGGCGGCCAGCGCCTCGCCTAACACGACTGGGTCAACCCCCGCCAGCAGCGCCGCGCCACTGGGGCCGCCCGCGCCGGTCGGCACAACCACCCGGATCGCCGGCGTCCCGCCGGCCATCTCCGCACTACCCCAGCGCGCGCTACCACTGTTAAACGCTGCGGCGACGAGTTGGCGTTCGGCCGCGCTCAATTCACCCGCCAAATCGCCGCCCGCGCCGGTCACCACCGCGCCTGTTTCATCAACCAACCGGATGCTCTGGAAACCTGTGTCGGCCTGCCAACGGCCCAGCGCCGCCGACTTGGCCGCCGGATCAGCCGCGGCCAGCGCCGGATCAGCGCCATAGCGGGCCAACGCCGCCGACAGATCACTCTGTCGGGTCGCCACGCCGGCCGCCCCGGCCGAGACGGCCAGCCTCATCTGCTCGGCCAGCGCCCGTTCCGCGCCGCGCGCGGCGAAGTAAAAGGCCACTCCGGCGCTGAGCAATACCACGACGGCGGCGAACGTCAGGAACGCGGCCACCAACTGCCGCTGCAAACTGCGTTGGAGCGGGGACGGCAACAGGCCGCGGTCCGGCCGCCACTGCGGGGCGATCCACAGCACGGCCGAGGTGATGCCGCCGCCCACCAGACCCTCGCCGAGGGCCGGCAACACGCTCCACAGGCCGAAGAACAAGGCCAGATCGAATGCGCCATAAAAACCGGCGGTGGGCATGGCCCCGGCCAGGATCGCCAGAGCAGTAAACAGGGGTAATATCAGTCGTCCGAGCGCCCCGGCCACCGGCGGCCGGCGCAGCCCGGCGAAGAACCGCCCGGCGTAGTTCTGACGCATCAACAGGGCGGATGCGCCGGCGGCCAGCGCGACGGCGACCAGATCGACCGGCGCGCCTGTCTGGCCCAGCGCCCGGCCGAGTCCGGCCAGCAGCCCGATGACCAGCGCCGCCGGTACATTCAGGGCCACCCCGGCCAGCAAGTAGGGGGCGGCCGACAGCAGCGCCAGGGCGGTGGTGGTCGGGTGGGCGCGGAGCAACGGGTTGGCCCACGGCAGGTAGACCGGGAATAATTGGCTTAATAGAAACGACGCAACGGCTAGAGCGACGAATAGCGCCCACTGCCCACGGTTCATGTCGCGGAAGACGCGTCGCGGGTTGCCGCTGACGAACGCCCACGCCAGCAACCCCGCCGCCAGGCCCAGCAGCCCCACCGCCAATGGCTCACCGGACAGACTAAGCCCCGGACTGCCGACCGTTCCCCAGAAATCATTGGGCATCGTTACACATTTTACCTGATTGTGCCGGGGGCATTACCCTAACCGCCTCTTACGCCAGACCCATCCAAAATTAGTATAACAGTCGCCCCCTAATTTGTCATTTGCCGGGGATGTCACTATGATTGCGTCCTATGGATACACGCCGCCGGACCTACGCCATTCTGGTTGGCATTATCCTTCTCACTGTCCCCTGTTACTTGTCCGGCATCGTCCTCTTGGCGCGCGCCCCCAATCGGGGAGGGGCCACACCCACGCCGACCGAGGCTGTGACGGCCTCGCCCACGCCGACGGATGAGCCGACCCGGCCGCCGCCGGCCGTTGTCTCGCTGACGCCGCCCGGTTCGCCCACGCCCGAAGCGACGGTCACGGCGTCGGTCACCCCCACGCCCACCGACACGGCGACGGCCACAGCGACGACCACGGCCACCACCACGGCCACGCCGACCAACACGGCCACGGCCACGCCGACGCCAACCGACACGGCCACGGCCACGCCGACGCCGACCGATACGGCCACACTCACCATTACGCCGACCGAGACGCCGACGGACACCGTGACGCCGACCCTCGAAGTGACCGACGACGACCTGACCGGGACGCCGACCCTGACGCCAACTCCCTGAACCTGATTGCCAAAAAGTGGTCGCCTATGGATACATTCGCTCGCCTGAAACAATTCACCGAAGCCCCCGGCCCCACGGGCGACGAGCGGGGCATCGCCGCCGCCGTCGCCGAAGTCTGGCGGCCGCTGGTCGATGAGATCGTCGCCGACCGCGTGGGCAGCCTGTTGGGCATCAAGCGCGGCGCGGGCGAGGCCGGCGCCACGCGCCCCGCCATCCTGCTGGCCGCCCACCAGGACGAACTGGGCCTCATGGTCTCGCGCATCGTCGAGCACAACGGCTACGGCTTCCTGCGCGTCACCGAGTTGGGCGGGGTCGATCGCCGCCACCTGTTGGGCCAGACGGCCGTCGTCCACGGTAAGCGTCAACTGACCGGCGTGCTGGGCGGCCTGCCCGATCACCTGCTGCCGGAGAAAGAGCGCGGCCAGGCGTATAGCTGGGACACCCTGGTTCTCGACCTGGGCCTGCCCATCGAGCAGGTGCGCCAACTGGTGTCGGTCGGCGATTTCGTCACCTTTCGCCAGCCGTTGCGCCAGCTGCTCAACGATCGCGCCGCCGGCAAGGCGCTCGATAACCGCGCCTCGGTGACGGCGGTGACCATCTGCCTGGAGCAGTTGCAGCAGCGCCGCCACACCTGGGACGTCATCGCCGTGGCGACGGCGCAGGAAGAGGAGACCTTCCTGGGAGCCTACACCAGCGCCCACGCCCGGCGGCCCGACGCGGCCGTGGCTATCGACGTCACCCACGCCAAGGGACCGGGCACGAGCGATAGCGAACTGGCCGAACTGGGCGGCGGGCCGGTGCTGGGCATCGGCGCCAACGTCCACCCCGGCCTGTTCCGGGCGTTGCAGGACGCGGCCAAGGCCCTGGAGATGACCGTCGGCGTCGAATCCCACGCCTACGGCAGCGGCACCGACGCCTACGCCATCCAGGTGGCCCGCGAGGGCATCCCCACCGGTCTGGTATCGATCCCCCTGCGCTACATGCACACCATGGTCGAGACGGCTGACATGGCCGACATCGAGCGCGTCGGCCGCCTGCTGGCCGAGATGATCGCCCGGCTGGATGACAGCTTCCTGACCGGCATTGTGGACGAGTTAATGAAGCCCGATAAGCCGGCCAAAAACGGCGAAAACGGCAAGAAGGACGATAGGGCATGAACGACCTGTTACGGCAATTAACGGAGGCCGTCGGCGTTGCCGGGGCCGAGAAAGAGGTGCGGCTGCTCATCCGCGACCTCATCGCCGACCACGTGGACGAGTGGCGCGTCGATACGATGGGCAACCTGCTGGCGACCAAGCGCGGCACGGGCCAATATGACCTGCGCGTCCTGGTCGATGCCCACATGGATGAGGTCGGCCTGCTCATCACCGACATCGACAGCGGCGGTATGCTCAAGTTCACCAACGCCGGCGGCTTCGACGACCGCGCCTTGCTGGGCAAGGTGGTGCAGGTCGGGCCGCAGAAGATCACCGGCGTCATCGGCGCGCGGGCCATCCATCTGCTCAAGCGCAACGAATATTCCAAGGTCGTCAAGATGGACGCCATGCGCATCGACATCGGGGCCAAGAACAAGGACGCTGCCGGAGCCAAGGTTAAGATCGGCGACTACGCCGCGTTCGTTACCAACTATGAGGAATTGGACGGCAGCCGGACGGCCATCGGCAAGGCGTTCGATAACCGCGCCGGCTGCGCCGCGCTGGTCGAACTGCTGCGCGGCGAACCGTTCCCGTTCGATCTGGTGGCGGCGTTCACTGTCCAGGAAGAGGTCGGCCTGCGCGGGGCGCGGGTGGCGTCCTATGCCGTCAAGCCCGATGCCGCGCTGGTGCTGGAGTGTACCCCCGCCTACGACCTGCCCAATGACAAGGACGTCAGCCCCAACGTGGCGATGGGCCGGGGCGTGTCCGTCTACGTCATGGACGCGCGCACTATCCAGGACCCCAAGTTGGTGGCCCACCTGATGGCGACGGCCGACGCCAAGGCCATCCCCTATCAGGTGCGCCAGCCCGGCGGCGGCGGCACGAATACCGGGGCCATCCAGCGCGCCGGGGCGGGCCTGCCCACGGCC is drawn from Candidatus Promineifilum breve and contains these coding sequences:
- a CDS encoding zinc-binding metallopeptidase family protein; protein product: MDTFARLKQFTEAPGPTGDERGIAAAVAEVWRPLVDEIVADRVGSLLGIKRGAGEAGATRPAILLAAHQDELGLMVSRIVEHNGYGFLRVTELGGVDRRHLLGQTAVVHGKRQLTGVLGGLPDHLLPEKERGQAYSWDTLVLDLGLPIEQVRQLVSVGDFVTFRQPLRQLLNDRAAGKALDNRASVTAVTICLEQLQQRRHTWDVIAVATAQEEETFLGAYTSAHARRPDAAVAIDVTHAKGPGTSDSELAELGGGPVLGIGANVHPGLFRALQDAAKALEMTVGVESHAYGSGTDAYAIQVAREGIPTGLVSIPLRYMHTMVETADMADIERVGRLLAEMIARLDDSFLTGIVDELMKPDKPAKNGENGKKDDRA
- a CDS encoding M42 family metallopeptidase — encoded protein: MNDLLRQLTEAVGVAGAEKEVRLLIRDLIADHVDEWRVDTMGNLLATKRGTGQYDLRVLVDAHMDEVGLLITDIDSGGMLKFTNAGGFDDRALLGKVVQVGPQKITGVIGARAIHLLKRNEYSKVVKMDAMRIDIGAKNKDAAGAKVKIGDYAAFVTNYEELDGSRTAIGKAFDNRAGCAALVELLRGEPFPFDLVAAFTVQEEVGLRGARVASYAVKPDAALVLECTPAYDLPNDKDVSPNVAMGRGVSVYVMDARTIQDPKLVAHLMATADAKAIPYQVRQPGGGGTNTGAIQRAGAGLPTATLAVPGRYAHTPTMMINLDDYENLVRLADAALRGLTPDIIRRA